From a single Bryobacter aggregatus MPL3 genomic region:
- a CDS encoding helix-turn-helix domain-containing protein, with protein sequence MSVYFTEREVAQELRVSLASLRRWRVENRGPRYVKVGSLVRYSVRDLEEWLAGLPSGGLSGKKEPQTARPRREKFAS encoded by the coding sequence ATGTCTGTTTATTTTACGGAAAGAGAAGTGGCCCAGGAATTGAGAGTGAGCCTGGCGTCCTTGCGCCGCTGGCGTGTCGAGAATCGAGGACCCCGATATGTCAAGGTTGGGTCCCTTGTTCGCTACTCGGTACGCGATCTCGAAGAATGGTTGGCTGGGTTACCCAGTGGAGGACTTTCCGGCAAGAAGGAACCGCAAACAGCAAGGCCACGACGCGAGAAGTTCGCGTCCTGA
- a CDS encoding CHAT domain-containing tetratricopeptide repeat protein codes for MWPPILVAQSDDPNALLAEAERLYWLDNWAKSRPLYEKAEALFEAKGDLRNAALARISRLRADADRISYPEVSQQLAKELENPIVVSDPQVRLRCLIVKATIDLSIDPLLSAGTWRTALELANTIGETRWVTRIQGELGIISFLEGKSTEARGIMTKVIQSAAAVGDLAGQIRALSLIGVGLSELGEYDRSLRFFDQALDLSQKNPDLRFPLMAHMGKASALNALGRTREAQDFLKRAIRFVEETEMNVYRADILLALAGSAARSKDYPTAVELLTEAVRSAERFEMPRPRAAALLSLGAIYREMGDSKKADEAASEAVVAARKLVDMYVLPRHLASAAAIKVNSGKISEADSLYEEAGDLIEAMLVNVPSPRLRSTLVAAMSEVYVGHFALAVEGLKDNQRAFEILERARGRAAADALRSLPTQQSTPQGTKAPAERQIAALQIRLQQAATPRIRKELLNQLALAEEALSPLHFDQHRFNQFLRGDPVSLDALRKTMREDELIVEYVLADPASFAVVISKAAIRIQKLASKATIDGLAQRFHGELKNKESSAAPSGVTLASELLRPIPEILGSKRVILVPDGMLHLTPFDALPSGRTGYLGDQKVISVAPSATVLHLIRTNRPITTQTARLLAVGNVAYPASGPSPNTTRETRGMFDATGSGITALPSTADEIAAIAALAGPKSVVLDGRAATEKALKSQPLRSFSILHLAVHGVADSKFPDRSALVFGSDAAAHEDGLLQVREIESLPLNADLVTLSACDTGAGRIQGQEGVANIVRAFLYAGSRSIVSTLWEVDDTFTAALMKRFYANLAAGRDVSDALRLAKLEMRRRLGPNATPYFWGPFTVVGDGLTRIQFGPQGRGDKPRN; via the coding sequence GTGTGGCCGCCGATACTCGTCGCACAATCGGATGATCCGAACGCCCTGCTCGCTGAAGCGGAGCGGCTCTACTGGCTGGACAACTGGGCAAAGTCCCGGCCGTTGTACGAAAAGGCGGAAGCTCTGTTCGAAGCGAAGGGCGATCTTCGGAATGCCGCCCTTGCCCGTATCAGCCGCTTGCGCGCCGACGCAGATCGGATTTCCTACCCCGAGGTCAGTCAGCAACTGGCGAAGGAACTCGAAAACCCCATCGTAGTCAGCGATCCTCAAGTCCGCCTCCGCTGCCTGATCGTCAAGGCAACCATCGACCTGAGTATCGACCCACTTCTTTCCGCCGGCACATGGCGAACTGCTCTGGAGTTGGCCAACACTATCGGAGAGACGCGGTGGGTTACGAGAATTCAGGGCGAACTGGGCATCATCTCTTTTCTGGAAGGCAAGAGCACGGAGGCCCGCGGGATCATGACCAAGGTGATTCAGTCTGCGGCGGCCGTGGGCGACCTTGCGGGTCAGATTCGCGCTCTATCGCTCATCGGAGTGGGTCTGTCGGAACTGGGTGAGTATGATCGATCCCTCCGCTTCTTCGACCAAGCCTTGGACCTCTCGCAAAAGAATCCGGACCTGCGCTTCCCGTTGATGGCACACATGGGGAAGGCTTCCGCCCTGAACGCATTAGGACGAACGCGCGAAGCGCAGGACTTCCTGAAGCGGGCAATCCGCTTCGTCGAAGAAACGGAAATGAACGTATATCGTGCGGACATTCTACTCGCGCTCGCTGGAAGCGCGGCCAGAAGCAAGGACTATCCCACAGCCGTGGAGTTGCTCACGGAGGCCGTCCGATCGGCTGAACGATTCGAGATGCCTCGTCCCCGAGCTGCTGCCTTGCTCAGCCTGGGTGCCATTTATCGCGAAATGGGCGATTCAAAGAAGGCGGACGAGGCTGCTTCGGAAGCAGTCGTCGCGGCGAGGAAGCTCGTGGACATGTACGTCTTGCCACGGCACCTCGCTTCGGCGGCAGCGATCAAGGTGAACAGCGGCAAGATATCCGAGGCGGATTCACTTTACGAAGAAGCGGGCGACCTCATCGAAGCCATGCTGGTGAACGTACCGAGCCCAAGACTTCGCAGCACTCTAGTGGCCGCCATGAGCGAAGTCTATGTTGGGCACTTCGCGCTCGCCGTAGAAGGGCTGAAAGACAACCAGCGTGCGTTCGAGATCCTGGAGCGCGCCCGAGGTCGTGCCGCGGCAGACGCCCTTCGATCTTTGCCAACACAGCAGTCCACTCCTCAGGGAACGAAAGCGCCAGCGGAGCGCCAAATCGCCGCTCTGCAAATTCGCCTCCAGCAAGCAGCAACGCCCCGGATTCGAAAAGAGCTTCTCAACCAACTGGCATTGGCCGAAGAGGCGTTGTCACCACTCCACTTCGATCAGCATCGTTTCAACCAATTTCTTCGGGGCGATCCGGTTTCGCTCGATGCCTTACGCAAGACCATGCGCGAGGACGAGTTGATCGTCGAATACGTGCTGGCAGATCCAGCATCGTTTGCCGTCGTCATTTCAAAGGCTGCCATTCGCATTCAGAAGCTGGCGAGCAAAGCCACGATTGATGGGCTGGCCCAACGATTTCACGGTGAGTTGAAGAATAAGGAGTCGTCTGCAGCGCCTTCCGGCGTGACGCTGGCATCCGAACTGCTCAGGCCCATCCCAGAGATCTTGGGCAGTAAGCGGGTGATCTTAGTCCCTGACGGAATGCTTCACCTCACGCCGTTTGATGCCCTCCCATCCGGGCGCACTGGTTACTTGGGAGATCAAAAGGTCATTTCAGTAGCGCCCTCCGCGACCGTCCTCCATCTGATTCGTACTAATCGCCCCATCACGACTCAAACCGCACGCCTGCTTGCAGTTGGTAACGTGGCGTACCCCGCCAGTGGACCTTCTCCAAACACCACGCGGGAAACGCGCGGGATGTTCGATGCCACCGGCAGCGGTATCACGGCCCTACCGTCGACCGCAGATGAGATCGCAGCAATCGCTGCTCTCGCCGGCCCTAAGTCGGTGGTCTTGGATGGACGGGCCGCGACTGAGAAGGCCCTCAAATCCCAGCCGCTCCGGTCATTTTCGATTTTGCATCTGGCCGTTCACGGAGTCGCCGACTCCAAGTTCCCAGATCGTTCCGCCCTCGTGTTCGGTTCTGACGCCGCGGCTCATGAAGACGGATTACTCCAGGTCCGGGAGATTGAATCGCTCCCGCTCAACGCTGACCTTGTGACGTTGTCCGCCTGCGACACCGGTGCCGGTCGCATCCAAGGCCAGGAGGGCGTTGCCAATATCGTTCGCGCCTTCCTGTACGCCGGCTCACGGTCCATCGTCTCGACCCTCTGGGAAGTGGACGACACATTCACTGCGGCTCTGATGAAGCGCTTCTACGCGAACTTGGCCGCCGGACGCGATGTCAGCGACGCCCTGCGCCTAGCCAAGCTCGAAATGCGCCGTCGCCTCGGCCCCAATGCTACGCCATACTTCTGGGGCCCCTTCACTGTCGTCGGTGATGGGCTCACGCGGATCCAGTTTGGACCGCAAGGGCGTGGAGACAAGCCACGAAACTGA
- a CDS encoding S41 family peptidase, protein MTTDAPEFSRAVREQLLEAIATTVQARFFDPKFNGRNWQTLVQLAREGILQATNPVDFESRVQNLLEQLAVQPVGFFHRSRAKFPVHHVLRATLYPHDGAWVFEDVQEDGPAFAAQIKPGDTLLAVNDKPVAPPEPVRFPAGAPASILIRRRNGNEERIVPQALPPDEARRNSVRTALLENGVGYLKITRFPGLVGVDMARDIDAAVQTLAECRSLVVDLRGNPGGGSANLRLMSYLTPDKRPVGYSLTRPRAERGYRREELAQFRRIPTNKLALIGLAVRFKFADKSIVVVTEGLKPPKCQCRVVLLANEHTVSGAEIVVGFAKDHGLARLVGTRTAGRLYGWSSFPIQQDYRLTIPVSNYITWEGRCFEGTGIEPDFEVPFSPEAAWDGRDLQLEEGAKIAASL, encoded by the coding sequence ATGACGACTGACGCTCCCGAATTCTCACGAGCGGTTCGAGAACAACTGCTCGAAGCGATTGCCACCACGGTTCAGGCAAGGTTTTTCGACCCGAAGTTCAATGGCCGCAATTGGCAAACTCTTGTCCAACTGGCCAGAGAAGGCATCTTGCAAGCCACCAACCCGGTTGATTTCGAATCACGTGTCCAAAACTTGCTCGAACAACTCGCAGTCCAGCCGGTTGGATTTTTTCATCGCAGTCGTGCAAAGTTTCCTGTACACCATGTGCTTCGGGCCACGCTTTATCCACATGACGGCGCCTGGGTCTTTGAAGATGTCCAGGAGGACGGGCCAGCTTTTGCCGCACAGATCAAGCCGGGTGACACGCTACTCGCCGTCAACGACAAGCCCGTAGCGCCACCGGAGCCAGTGCGATTTCCTGCAGGCGCTCCGGCGTCGATTCTGATCCGGCGCCGCAACGGCAACGAGGAACGCATCGTGCCGCAAGCGCTCCCGCCAGACGAGGCGCGCCGCAACTCTGTTCGCACGGCCTTGCTCGAAAATGGCGTCGGCTATCTGAAGATCACTCGATTCCCTGGATTGGTCGGGGTAGACATGGCCAGAGACATCGACGCCGCCGTCCAAACACTCGCTGAATGCCGCTCGCTCGTGGTGGATCTTCGTGGGAATCCTGGGGGCGGTTCCGCGAATTTGCGGCTAATGAGCTACTTGACGCCGGACAAGAGGCCGGTCGGCTACAGCTTGACTCGTCCGCGTGCAGAACGTGGCTATCGCCGGGAGGAACTGGCACAGTTCCGTCGCATTCCGACGAATAAGCTCGCCCTCATCGGGCTTGCGGTTCGCTTCAAGTTTGCGGACAAGTCCATCGTCGTCGTCACCGAGGGCTTGAAGCCTCCCAAGTGTCAATGCCGTGTCGTACTGCTGGCGAACGAGCACACCGTAAGCGGCGCCGAGATCGTCGTAGGTTTCGCAAAGGACCACGGGTTGGCACGGTTAGTGGGCACCCGCACAGCTGGCCGGCTCTACGGATGGAGTTCCTTCCCGATCCAGCAGGACTACCGGCTTACCATCCCGGTAAGCAACTACATTACGTGGGAAGGAAGGTGCTTCGAAGGCACCGGCATCGAGCCTGACTTCGAGGTGCCATTCTCTCCCGAAGCCGCTTGGGACGGCAGGGATTTGCAGTTGGAGGAGGGGGCCAAGATCGCCGCCAGTCTTTGA
- a CDS encoding sigma-70 family RNA polymerase sigma factor gives MAANHDNRPDSFDLEVIPPFWLRDDEEGKQLLDARVVKVASENWHWAFRFARNELHDGAGALEIVEFVAIEVSKRLRAEPAVLTNLAAYYKTAYVNRVRALAERNGRIRYEGSPNDLELNHQPIAADWFKLFENRMILQALLPFTAEPIRRILNYRLLDFSWKEIAGQLGVTEKQAKSRFYYGVQQARDELSAAQKKRARKEASAP, from the coding sequence ATGGCAGCAAACCACGATAATCGCCCTGATAGCTTCGACTTGGAAGTGATTCCACCCTTCTGGCTTCGCGACGATGAAGAGGGCAAGCAACTGCTGGATGCAAGGGTCGTAAAGGTTGCTAGCGAGAACTGGCATTGGGCATTTCGATTTGCCAGAAATGAATTGCATGATGGTGCCGGCGCTCTTGAGATCGTCGAGTTCGTGGCAATCGAAGTTTCCAAGCGCCTCCGTGCCGAACCAGCAGTTCTGACGAACTTGGCCGCGTACTACAAGACTGCATATGTAAATCGTGTCCGGGCCTTGGCTGAGCGTAATGGCCGGATCCGCTACGAAGGCAGCCCCAACGACCTCGAACTCAACCACCAGCCGATCGCCGCTGACTGGTTCAAGCTCTTCGAGAACCGGATGATTCTGCAAGCCCTGCTCCCGTTCACTGCTGAGCCGATTCGCCGCATTCTCAACTACCGACTCCTGGATTTCTCGTGGAAAGAAATTGCCGGGCAACTCGGGGTTACAGAGAAGCAGGCGAAATCACGGTTCTATTACGGAGTTCAGCAGGCACGGGATGAGCTATCCGCCGCCCAAAAGAAGCGGGCCCGCAAGGAGGCATCCGCACCATGA
- a CDS encoding helix-turn-helix domain-containing protein: MRRPIEALANELERTPEAIKEFLRRRLPRDQWPWQTKPRWNRHERDAIERGQNPNGRTQAAFRKHKQRVEKRMDELEHQPLTVKQVAHDIGRSRTTVQRLLKSGYLRRFKGGIAESSFEAFLREHPHFVPYTKLPPAHREWLVLNGFPDPSASVKVPSVRGLLE; this comes from the coding sequence GTGCGACGACCCATTGAAGCGTTGGCGAATGAACTGGAGCGGACTCCGGAGGCAATCAAGGAGTTCCTTCGGCGTAGACTCCCGCGCGACCAGTGGCCGTGGCAGACGAAGCCACGATGGAACCGGCACGAGCGCGATGCGATTGAGCGCGGGCAGAACCCAAATGGCCGCACCCAGGCAGCGTTTCGAAAGCACAAGCAACGAGTTGAGAAGCGAATGGATGAACTGGAGCATCAGCCGCTAACAGTGAAGCAAGTTGCGCACGATATCGGCCGCTCCCGCACGACAGTGCAGCGATTGCTGAAGAGTGGCTACCTTCGTCGGTTCAAGGGAGGAATCGCCGAGTCCTCGTTTGAGGCCTTTCTCCGGGAGCATCCCCACTTTGTACCCTATACAAAGTTGCCGCCGGCCCACAGGGAATGGCTGGTGCTGAATGGGTTCCCAGACCCATCGGCTTCGGTGAAGGTGCCCAGTGTGCGGGGATTGTTGGAGTGA
- a CDS encoding class I SAM-dependent methyltransferase: protein MLLRQSTDRRRSWTGLVKTMPFPVSRLKVMRSLGALLLVSMCASAQPGDYNILYSSGSDVFTREPNALLVEAVRNRKPGRALDVGMGQGRNALFLARNGWDVTGFDSADEGIRQAKLEAARLAVRLTAEVSTFEAFDFGTEKWDLIVLTYEPTKAIAPRVAQALRPGGIVVVEDRHLDTRRVWPTGTFGNNELLSLFSGLRVIKYEDVWARPDWSVKKLEERLVRLVAEKPPPKAAGCIWEGRAVAAGASVCWDTALLRCGADGWNFTREKCPR, encoded by the coding sequence ATGCTTCTCCGTCAATCGACGGATCGCCGACGATCCTGGACGGGATTGGTAAAAACTATGCCGTTTCCCGTGAGTAGACTGAAAGTCATGCGAAGCCTTGGAGCGCTCCTGCTGGTGTCAATGTGCGCATCAGCGCAACCCGGCGACTACAACATCCTTTATTCAAGTGGCTCAGATGTATTCACTCGCGAACCAAACGCTTTACTGGTTGAAGCGGTTCGGAACCGCAAACCGGGACGCGCATTGGACGTCGGAATGGGACAAGGGCGCAATGCGCTCTTCCTTGCCCGGAACGGTTGGGACGTTACCGGGTTCGATTCCGCCGACGAGGGAATTCGGCAAGCCAAATTGGAAGCCGCACGCCTCGCTGTCCGACTCACTGCAGAAGTCAGTACCTTCGAAGCCTTTGATTTCGGCACGGAAAAGTGGGACCTGATCGTCTTGACGTACGAACCGACCAAAGCCATCGCGCCGAGGGTAGCCCAGGCGTTGCGGCCTGGTGGCATTGTCGTTGTGGAAGACAGGCATCTAGACACCAGACGAGTTTGGCCAACCGGAACATTCGGAAACAACGAACTGCTTTCATTATTCAGCGGGCTTCGAGTCATCAAGTACGAGGACGTCTGGGCACGGCCGGATTGGAGTGTCAAGAAACTCGAAGAGCGCCTAGTCAGGCTGGTTGCGGAGAAGCCGCCTCCGAAAGCGGCGGGCTGCATCTGGGAAGGCAGAGCGGTCGCTGCAGGTGCTAGCGTTTGTTGGGACACCGCGTTGTTGCGCTGCGGGGCTGATGGATGGAATTTCACCCGCGAGAAGTGCCCTCGGTGA
- a CDS encoding serine hydrolase domain-containing protein yields the protein MRRERLESEARALAALKHFSGSVLVAEGNSTLLDASFGLADSVSGEANTTSTKFRIGSITKQFTAVLIELLREEGTLRLTDPVSKYIQGSPVAWAGVTIHQALNHTSGIADFTDDPRFEQWSSTTRTPAETIAFFRERPLEFPSGSKFQYSNSNYILLGGVVETASGRRFGDLLREKLLIPLRMIDSGLDEGDQLDLTRRAKGHVLTNGALRPSLSPVSAAWAAGGMYSTTGDLLRWVQGLFGLRVVSDESLRQMTGAGRIDYAYGFALSVFQGELLVWHDGSIDGFSAYLSYLPARGITVIILSNVENDEVVDSMHSGLLAVARE from the coding sequence ATGCGGCGCGAGCGTCTCGAGTCGGAGGCACGAGCGTTGGCTGCGTTGAAGCACTTCTCCGGTTCGGTCCTCGTAGCGGAGGGAAACAGCACCCTGCTCGATGCGTCATTTGGCCTCGCCGACTCCGTCTCGGGAGAGGCAAACACGACCAGCACAAAGTTCCGGATCGGATCCATCACCAAGCAATTCACCGCAGTACTAATCGAGCTTCTTCGCGAGGAAGGAACACTGCGGCTTACCGATCCTGTCTCGAAATACATCCAAGGGAGCCCGGTTGCTTGGGCGGGCGTTACGATTCATCAGGCTCTAAACCACACGTCGGGAATTGCCGACTTCACCGACGATCCGAGATTTGAGCAGTGGTCGTCCACCACAAGGACGCCCGCTGAGACCATTGCATTCTTCCGCGAACGACCGCTCGAGTTTCCGTCAGGGAGCAAGTTTCAATACAGCAATTCGAATTACATCCTTCTGGGTGGGGTGGTGGAAACGGCAAGTGGAAGACGATTTGGAGACCTGCTGAGAGAAAAACTCCTGATCCCCTTGCGCATGATTGACTCAGGCTTGGATGAAGGCGACCAACTTGATTTGACCCGCCGGGCAAAGGGACATGTGCTGACGAATGGAGCCCTGCGCCCCAGTCTAAGCCCGGTCTCGGCGGCTTGGGCCGCGGGCGGGATGTATTCTACGACCGGCGACCTGTTGCGGTGGGTGCAAGGCCTCTTCGGACTCCGGGTTGTCTCTGATGAGTCGCTTCGACAAATGACAGGAGCGGGACGAATCGACTACGCTTATGGCTTCGCCTTGTCTGTCTTTCAAGGCGAGCTTCTGGTTTGGCACGACGGCAGTATAGATGGATTCTCAGCGTACCTGAGCTACCTCCCGGCACGAGGCATTACCGTAATCATCCTAAGCAATGTTGAGAACGACGAGGTCGTTGATTCGATGCACTCAGGCCTTCTGGCGGTGGCGCGAGAGTAG
- a CDS encoding PadR family transcriptional regulator, which translates to MTEPSLELLKGTLDLLILRTLELHPMHGSAIAERIAQVTHGAFQVKAGSLFPALHRLEQEGSITGSWQESALGRRVRTYTLTPDGIKQLSAEQKTWTRIVQAMTALLEST; encoded by the coding sequence ATGACAGAGCCATCTCTTGAGCTCCTTAAAGGTACGCTGGATCTCCTAATCTTGCGGACACTGGAACTGCACCCGATGCACGGCTCCGCCATCGCGGAGCGTATTGCTCAGGTTACGCACGGCGCCTTTCAGGTCAAGGCTGGATCGTTGTTCCCCGCACTTCATCGCCTCGAACAGGAGGGGTCTATCACGGGCAGTTGGCAAGAGTCTGCGTTGGGTCGCCGGGTCCGGACGTATACCCTGACCCCCGACGGCATCAAGCAGTTGTCCGCAGAACAGAAGACCTGGACACGGATTGTTCAGGCAATGACCGCACTCCTGGAGTCAACCTGA
- a CDS encoding ABC transporter permease, giving the protein MRIARGLNRLFANLFRRQDADNSLDAEIRDYVEEQTKRLVDSGMPADKARRLVLVETGGIDSIKEGVRDVWIGRGIRTTADDVRFACRCLMRARGFATIVIATMALGMGATLTMFSLMRGVMWRPLPYPEPDRIVTIQVDARSVANAGAALGEVLDLKERSHSLEQVSMLDTGTATLTYRGESERVTHAGVSDNFLPLLGARPTLGRLLDSRLDNPKSAPSAILISGELWRRRFSSDPRVIGRTVRVDDQDVQIAGVLAADFRLFLPPAASAAEEIDVWFPFAMSPTRQYRGIPILARLRTGATLSEANAELQTIASQFQQEHPLYYAGATGWQAAQLDRELSNRLRFTAVRSRRQSHAMPGQS; this is encoded by the coding sequence ATGCGAATCGCCAGAGGGTTGAACCGGCTATTTGCGAACCTGTTTCGCAGACAGGATGCCGATAATTCACTTGACGCCGAAATCAGGGACTATGTGGAGGAACAAACCAAACGGCTTGTTGATTCTGGCATGCCCGCCGACAAAGCGCGACGTCTGGTATTGGTGGAAACAGGAGGGATTGATTCCATCAAGGAAGGTGTCCGGGACGTGTGGATTGGACGAGGAATTAGGACAACGGCTGATGACGTTCGCTTTGCGTGCCGCTGTCTGATGCGAGCACGCGGGTTTGCGACGATTGTGATCGCGACCATGGCGCTCGGAATGGGCGCGACCCTGACGATGTTTAGCCTGATGCGCGGGGTAATGTGGCGCCCGTTGCCTTATCCAGAACCCGACCGAATTGTCACGATTCAAGTTGATGCAAGGAGCGTTGCCAACGCGGGTGCGGCACTTGGCGAAGTGCTCGACTTGAAGGAACGTAGCCATTCTCTCGAACAGGTTTCGATGCTTGACACGGGCACGGCGACGCTCACGTACAGAGGCGAGTCCGAGCGCGTGACGCATGCGGGTGTTTCCGATAATTTTCTTCCATTGCTGGGCGCACGACCGACCCTCGGAAGGCTTCTTGATTCGCGACTCGACAACCCTAAGTCGGCGCCGTCCGCCATTCTCATCAGCGGCGAACTTTGGCGGCGCCGCTTCTCCTCAGATCCCCGCGTCATCGGAAGAACCGTACGGGTTGATGATCAGGACGTGCAAATTGCCGGGGTCCTTGCGGCAGATTTCCGCCTCTTCCTGCCACCGGCCGCCAGCGCCGCAGAGGAAATCGACGTCTGGTTTCCCTTTGCTATGAGTCCGACCCGGCAGTACCGAGGGATCCCCATCCTCGCGCGGCTCAGGACCGGCGCTACTCTCAGTGAAGCGAACGCTGAGTTGCAAACGATCGCGTCTCAGTTTCAACAGGAACATCCGCTGTATTATGCCGGCGCTACAGGATGGCAAGCAGCTCAACTCGATCGCGAATTGAGTAACAGACTCCGGTTTACAGCGGTGCGCTCCAGGAGGCAGTCACACGCGATGCCCGGCCAAAGTTGA